The nucleotide sequence ttttattaCTTTTACATTGCTGAACAGAGCTCTTTAGCATAGTGAGCTGAACTTTTAATGCATGATAGTTGGTTTATCTGTCAGCTTTAAAAGATCTAGAGCTTTGCGTCAACAGTAAATATTGTTATTACATGATTAACTAACAATGTTGATGCAACTTTCTGCCAGGTCTTTTCCTCAAAAAGTACATAATTTAacaaaaaattacaaaaaaaagGAGGTCCAAGCATAAACAATATACCTATGCTGCCTAGGATAATTTTCACCGGAAGATCTGTAGAGGGTGGTGAAATGTCCTCAAGAGGTTTTACGACTGGTTTCTGATCTGGAACTCTCCTTCGATTTGCGCCCAATTCATACCGCCTTACTTTTGGTTCCTCCTCAGATCTTTCAGGTGCAGTGAATATTGATTCTAGTAACTCTCCAGGGGTAATCTGTGGTCTTGGGTTAAGTCACCATCCATGCAAAGAGAAATGACGGATGAAGCAAAAAGTCACATTCATGATGGAACAAAAAGGAATAAACCAGTAACAAAGAGAGGAAAGTACAAACCTAGATGTGTATTGTGATCCTAGGCAATTCCCCATGGAAAAAGAGGATTCTACCGCCATGTCCTGCAAAAGAAATATATTTGGGCTAAATATCAATCAAATCCTTATAACATGTTTACCAAATGAAAGTGCATCCttgttcctaaatataagcctttttagagattccaatacaaactacatacagagcaaaatgagtgatctacactctaaaatacgtctatatacatccgtgtgtagtccgtattgaaatctctaaaaggcTTATATTTAGGGACGGAGGGAGTGGAACATAATTATTTGTCAAAATATCCAGCCTACAGAAGGAACCTTTGCATGCACTAGCATTGGAATGGACCACAAAGTGATAGTATCCAGGGTACTCGACTCGACTACGAACTTCAATCTTACAACTCAACAAAAATGCATCAACACAAGAAAATGATCAAATGATACGGTAAAAGGGAACAACTAAAGCCAGTTTCCAAAATTTCAGTAAGTAATGGCGCAGCAATTCATAACAAACAAGCAGTCCGTCAGAAGATTTCAGCTGAACAGCACAGAGAATTAACAAGCACTATAGAAAGAAAGCTCAATACAAAAACTATGAAGTTCAAACAAAACCATATGGGAGATGCCAAATCAGTAAGAAGGGGAAGGGGGTGAACAAGCTTACTTGTACTGCAATATGCTCATTCTCTGGCCTTTTGCCTAGATCTTTTGTAGAAAATGACATTAATTCCTCCATGCTCTGCATAAAATTGCAGTCAATACCATGCCAAAAAACATACGGTATATGAAGCTGCCTACTATAAAGCCAGAAATATAAACCCTTCTGCCACATTAATGACAATCAGGACCAAACAGAAAGTGCATAATCTTGACAGCAACGATCTATCATTACCTTCTTCATGTCGTACCCACAGCTGCCTGCAAAAACAATTCAGCAGTTAGCACATTAAAAATGTGGCTTCAAATAACACTTTTTGGATAAAATGACTTTGCATTGCACAAAAAGTTTACCTAGAACATCACGGATCACTTCCATGTTGAGCTTAAAACCTTCTCCAAGCATAGAAAATAGGAATTCCTCAACATCTCTGTTATTCAAAGTCTCTCTCTTTGGTGCAGAATCAGATTCATCTGTTTTCAAATCATCTCGCATGTACTCTGGCAGTTCAACCTTTATAGGTTTTCCTTTTCCTGGTGCTGTATTGGCAGGAGCTGTAGTAGCTCGGGCAGATCCTTTTCCTAACATGCTGGATACAGTGCCAAATGAAGCACTAGACTTCTGTGACTTCTCACGTGTTCTTGTTTGGCTTGAATTCTCCACAGAGCTTTCTTCAGCTGCTTTCCCGACACAGGAAAGATTCCTTGTTTGGTTTGAGTTGTCCAGAGAATTTTCCTCAACTGCCTTACCAAACTGGGGAAGATTGGTCTCAACGCTCGAGTCAACTTCATCACTCTGGGGCATCGAAAGTTGAAGGTCAGTCAAGAAATCCCCAGCTTTGTTGACATCGCCATTTGCTCTGCAGTATGCATTGGCTATATCTTCAAGTGAAAAGGCACAACTGAAAGCATCAAGCAATGCATTAAGTGCCCTTGTCTCTTCATCACTGGTTGAAGCCAGTGAACTGGAAAGATCCATGGTGAGGACCCTCCTGAAAGAAGAACCAAGTAAAATATATTTGAGCCTGCTCAACAGAAGAATATGAAGTGTATTTCAAATGAACAGGACAAACATTAACTCCAGTGCACATATTTATCGATACACAAAACTGTAGAAGTTCAAAAAAATGGTAAAACTTCAAAAATACATTACACAGTGCAAATTCAATGCACTGCCTGATTCATCTTAGATACTACTTACAAACCATGCAACAGAACATAACAATGGTCAGTTGAGTCTGAGACGCTGTGTTATTTTCGTACTTGGTTATCTCTGTAACCAATGAAGTAATGATTGTCCTTATGGCAGGTAATAGCAAAGTTAATTATATCAAATAGAATGAACCACTAACTGTAACATGTTTGGTG is from Triticum urartu cultivar G1812 unplaced genomic scaffold, Tu2.1 TuUngrouped_contig_4677, whole genome shotgun sequence and encodes:
- the LOC125528165 gene encoding putative nuclear RNA export factor SDE5 — encoded protein: MDLSSSLASTSDEETRALNALLDAFSCAFSLEDIANAYCRANGDVNKAGDFLTDLQLSMPQSDEVDSSVETNLPQFGKAVEENSLDNSNQTRNLSCVGKAAEESSVENSSQTRTREKSQKSSASFGTVSSMLGKGSARATTAPANTAPGKGKPIKVELPEYMRDDLKTDESDSAPKRETLNNRDVEEFLFSMLGEGFKLNMEVIRDVLGSCGYDMKKSMEELMSFSTKDLGKRPENEHIAVQDMAVESSFSMGNCLGSQYTSRPQITPGELLESIFTAPERSEEEPKVRRYELGANRRRVPDQKPVVKPLEDISPPSTDLPVKIILGSIEPVVRDEDDYQNYRKAAKQHWDMMKQYYGKAVDAFREGNKKEAEYLMTEGKNYYRMARLSDEKSAAEITKSKQESKNELCLDLRSQDAANVANLLRLHLRQLANIPSFENLRVIIGVDDGTFKMGQRRRKVEKFLEKKSVEWTEDEANPGTILIPINQVKDQ